From Phycodurus eques isolate BA_2022a chromosome 1, UOR_Pequ_1.1, whole genome shotgun sequence, one genomic window encodes:
- the LOC133400184 gene encoding E3 ubiquitin-protein ligase TRIM39-like, with amino-acid sequence MSYSMREELSCPICLQLFLDPVVLPCGHNYCQVCILQTMDVTDKVLQCPECRKEFQGIDSLQKNFKLGSIINGYIATSSIYTAQPENRQNSVDHSADEASQSGNQCEIHHSPLVYFCSTDMNLLCSKCFMEGQHQNHDLLTFSVAEGEMRHALEARSKVVSNRLQMTDFLVERVKEQQGRSEAIGDKLVNKAITTVEVMAGLVDGYRERLQKLLEAEKGQRRNSWEFGVGALEEQQQLLAEAQQSATEALNLTDSCSFINRFKLIEEKLKKAATVTIPCNIPATAPLNTKQLQEGLRTKAFRAEMNRLAEFLCILFNPLELTFNVCTAHPNLQLSTDLHTAKYSASKQTYADQKERFTSAPQVMCNQGFSNGEHVWAVEVGPDSMWSLGVCYKSIPRRGDHSRLGHNSVSWRLQWKSGKLTVCKASSNVVLREMRKQPLKIEVALDYEGGTLMFHRINDQREHLYTIKTEFKEMVYPAFSIHSSTPDSWITLQCGL; translated from the exons ATGAGTTATTCTATGCGAGAAGAGCTCAGTTGTCCTATCTGCCTTCAGCTCTTCTTGGACCCCGTGGTCCTCCCTTGCGGCCACAACTACTGTCAGGTCTGCATCTTACAGACCATGGACGTCACCGATAAGGTCCTCCAATGCCCGGAGTGTCGCAAGGAATTTCAGGGTATTGATTCCCTACAGAAGAACTTCAAACTAGGTAGCATCATCAACGGCTACATAGCCACTTCATCAATATACACCGCTCAGCCGGAGAACCGGCAGAATTCAGTCGACCATTCTGCGGACGAGGCATCGCAGTCAGGGAATCAGTGCGAAATTCACCATTCTCcccttgtgtatttttgctcCACCGACATGAACTTACTGTGCTCCAAGTGTTTCATGGAGGGGCAACACCAGAACCATGATCTTCTCACCTTCAGCGTTGCTGAGGGGGAGATGAGGCATGCCCTGGAGGCCCGCAGCAAG GTGGTTTCCAACAGGCTGCAGATGACTGATTTCCTCGTCGAGAGGGTAAAGGAGCAGCAGGGTCGCTCTGAAGCTATTGGAGACAAACTGGTTAACAAGGCCATCACAACGGTGGAAGTCATGGCTGGACTGGTGGATGG GTACCGTGAGAGATTGCAAAAGCTCCTGGAGGCGGAGAAAGGCCAGCGTAGAAACAGCTGGGAGTTTGGTGTGGGCGCACTGGAGGAGCAACAGCAGCTGCTAGCGGAAGCCCAGCAAAGTGCAACCGAGGCCCTCAACTTGACCGACTCATGCAGCTTCATAAACCG GTTTAAGTTAATAGAGGAGAAGCTGAAGAAGGCTGCCACAGTCACCATTCCGTGCAACATCCCCGCAACGGCTCCCCTCAACACCAAGCAACTGCAGGAAGGCCTCAGGACCAAGGCCTTCCGAGCCGAAATGAACCGCCTCGCTGAGTTCCTTTGCATCCTCTTCAATCCCCTGGAGCTCACCTTCAACGTGTGCACAGCCCACCCCAACCTGCAACTGAGCACCGACCTGCACACGGCCAAGTACAGCGCCAGCAAGCAGACGTACGCTGATCAGAAGGAGCGCTTCACCAGTGCCCCGCAGGTCATGTGCAACCAGGGCTTTTCCAATGGCGAGCACGTGTGGGCGGTGGAGGTGGGCCCCGATAGCATGTGGTCGCTGGGGGTGTGTTACAAGAGCATCCCCCGCCGCGGCGACCACAGCCGACTGGGTCACAACTCGGTGTCCTGGCGGCTCCAGTGGAAAAGCGGCAAACTGACAGTGTGTAAGGCATCGTCCAACGTAGTCCTGCGTGAAATGAGAAAGCAGCCGCTGAAGATCGAGGTGGCGCTGGACTATGAGGGCGGCACGTTGATGTTCCACAGGATTAATGACCAAAGGGAGCATCTTTACACAATCAAGACTGAGTTTAAAGAGATGGTTTACCCAGCTTTCAGCATCCACTCCAGCACGCCAGACTCATGGATCACACTCCAGTGTGGCTTGTGA